ATCAATATCGAGAATTAGCAATTTTATATCTGTCATTTTTTTATAATAAATATTAATTAATTAAAACACAGGACAAAGGCAATTAAAAATTAGTAATTAGTAATTAAGACAAGACAATAGGCAATAGTGAATAGTTAAGAATTAAGAATTAAAAACTTCTGACTTCTACTAATTACTCGTCAATAGATAATTGTTTCTTGGCAGATTGCCAAAGAACTTCTAATTCAGTCAAAGAATATTCTTGCAAGGGGCGATCGCATTTTTGTTCCATGAGGGAAAGCCTTTGAATAAAACGATTATTTGTTCCCTGTAGGGCAACAGTGGGGTCAATCCCATACCAACGCCCTAAGTTAACTACTGTAAATAATAAATCACCTAGCTCCGTTTCGGCGTGTTGTAGATCACCTTTAATAATAGCTTCTTGAAATTCTTTTAATTCTTCCTGAAACTTATCCCACACTCCTTCTACATTTTCCCACTCAAATCCCGCTTTTGCCGCCTGTTTAGAAATTTTTAAGGTTGCCATCAGAGGAGGCAAACTACGCACATAAGTTTTGAGTTTTTCACTTAATAAAGCATGGGTTTTTTGTTTTTCTTCTTGCTTAATTTTTTCCCAGTTATGATGTACTTCTTCTTCACTTGCTACCTCAACATCACCAAAAACGTGGGGATGACGGCGAATTAGTTTTTCACTGATACCCTCGGCAATATCTTCAAGGGTGAAATATTCATTTTCTTGAGCAATTTGTGCTTGTAAAACCACCTGTAATAGTAAATCTCCCAATTCTTCCGCTATTTCTGCCTGATTTTGAGAGTAAATAGCGTCCACTGCTTCGTATGCTTCTTCAATAATGTAGGGAATTAAAGATTCTTGAGTTTGGGCTAAATCCCATGGACATCCCCCTAGAGGCGATCGCAACTTGGCTACTATGTCGATCAAGCGTTCTAATGCCGTTAAGATTTTTTGATTAGCGTGACTGGCAAATTTGGTCATGATTATTTCAGAGGGTGATTAGATGATAATGTCAAATAATAGTTGACAATTGATACAATATAAAGACAATTAACAATTAAAAGTTAACAATTAAGACAAGAAAACAGAGTTGAATTAACTTCTCCCTAACCCCTTAATCCCCTAACCCCGAACTTCAATTTGTCTCATTCTCTCATGTAAGATCAGAGAAGATGCGATCCCAACGTTAAGGGATTCCACATCATTAAATAAGGGAATTTTGAGCTTGTGAGTGGCTAAGTTTTTTAAATTTGCCGATAATCCTCTGGACTCATTTCCCATAAGTATAATCGTGGGAGCGGTTAAATCAACTTGCCACGGTTTTATATCTCCTTGTAAATCAGTGGCAATAATTTGATAACCTTTTTCTTGATATTCGGTAATTAAAAGTGATAAATTATCTTCTACCTTTGCCTTAATCTTAAACCATTCTCCCACCGAAGCTCTCATTACTTTGGGATTATCCAGATCGACACAATCTCGACTTAACCAGATAAAATCTACACCCATGGCCACGCTACTACGAATGATAGTACCTAAATTTCCGGGGTCTTGGATGCGATCGAGAATTAACCCCAATTGTAAATTTTGCCGAGGATGAGACACCACCGAATCCCGTTTAGCGGTTGCCACCACCCCATCAGGATTGACGGTAGTTGCTAGTTTCGTCATCACTTCTTCAGAAACCGTTTCAACTCTTTCCCCTTGGCTCTGTAATTTTTCCCATAAAAAAGGATTTTTTTTCTGCCATAACTCAGTAGTTAACACCGTGACTAAGGGATAACTGACTTCCAATGCCACAGAAATTAAATTAGTGCCTTCTAACAGATGCAAATTTTGTCTATGTCTTTCTTTACTATTATGTAGTTTGCGAACTTGTTTAACAAGGGGATTCTGCACACTGATTAACATAAAAAATAATTAAATAATTCCGCTATTCATCAATTAAATTTTATCTAATTATTGTTACATAATATGTTGTAACCCTATGAGCTTTAACTTTTGTGTAAGGAAATAAAATTATTTCTAAAAATAAATGATTGACAAAAAAACTAAAATATTAACAATTATTTGAAATTAATTTATGATTATGGATCTAGATATTCTGTCCATGACCTTGATATTTCGTTGGCTAATAGGCTGGATATTAATGTGGAATTTGCCAAGACTTCCAGACATTGCAGTTATTGGTTCACCGAAAGTATCAGTCTTAATTCCAGCAAGAAATGAAGAAAAATCTCTTCCTCATTTACTAACCGCATTAAACAATCAGTCTTTCAAACCTTACGAAATTATCGTTATTGATGACCAGTTCATCGATAACACTGCTAACATCGCTCAACAAACAGGTGTAAAAGTAATACAAAATAATTTTTTGCCAAAGGGTTGGACAGGAAAAAATTGGGCTCTCAAAACAGGTTACAATAACTCATCAGGAGATATTCTTGTATTTCTTGATGCTGATACAGAACCCGGACAAGATTTACTTCGTAGATTAGTGGCGACAGTTCAACACTTAGGAGGTCTAGTTTCCATCCAGCCTTATCACCGCACTGAACGTCCCTACGAACAGTTAGCAATGCTATTTAATCTTGTTGGTTTAATGTCTGTTAAACTGGGGGCAAGAGGAGGTGTGGCTTTTGGTCCAGCTATGGCTACTAGCAGAGAAAACTACGAACTTGTCGGTAGCCATGAAGTCGTAGCCAAGTACGTTGTAGAGGACTGGTTCATGGCTCATGCCTATGAGAATTCAGGACTTCCAGTAAGTGCATACATTGGCTATGAGCAATTAAATTATCGTATGTATCCAGATAACATACAAAATCTTATTGATGGTTTTGACAAAAATTTTGCCACTGCGGCGGGGGAGGTTTCTTGGGTAAGAATGTTCGCTGTTTTACTTTGGCTTTCAGGATTGTTTTGGGCGGCTTGGTGTTTTCCTGCATCCCTATTTGGTTTACCCATGGTGGGAAATCAATCTCTACTGTATAACGGTGTACTTTATTTTGCCTTTGCTATACAGTTAGCGATAGTTATAAAGCCCGTTGGTTCTTTTAGATTAACCACTTTTTTCTTCCCTATTCCAGTTGTTTTTTTTCTTGCAGTGTTTATAAAATCAATTTTAAAACTCAAACATGGTCAAATAGAATGGAAAGGAAGAAAGATAAGCACG
This is a stretch of genomic DNA from Cyanobacterium aponinum PCC 10605. It encodes these proteins:
- a CDS encoding glycosyltransferase family 2 protein; the encoded protein is MDLDILSMTLIFRWLIGWILMWNLPRLPDIAVIGSPKVSVLIPARNEEKSLPHLLTALNNQSFKPYEIIVIDDQFIDNTANIAQQTGVKVIQNNFLPKGWTGKNWALKTGYNNSSGDILVFLDADTEPGQDLLRRLVATVQHLGGLVSIQPYHRTERPYEQLAMLFNLVGLMSVKLGARGGVAFGPAMATSRENYELVGSHEVVAKYVVEDWFMAHAYENSGLPVSAYIGYEQLNYRMYPDNIQNLIDGFDKNFATAAGEVSWVRMFAVLLWLSGLFWAAWCFPASLFGLPMVGNQSLLYNGVLYFAFAIQLAIVIKPVGSFRLTTFFFPIPVVFFLAVFIKSILKLKHGQIEWKGRKISTRIQSK
- the mazG gene encoding nucleoside triphosphate pyrophosphohydrolase, translated to MTKFASHANQKILTALERLIDIVAKLRSPLGGCPWDLAQTQESLIPYIIEEAYEAVDAIYSQNQAEIAEELGDLLLQVVLQAQIAQENEYFTLEDIAEGISEKLIRRHPHVFGDVEVASEEEVHHNWEKIKQEEKQKTHALLSEKLKTYVRSLPPLMATLKISKQAAKAGFEWENVEGVWDKFQEELKEFQEAIIKGDLQHAETELGDLLFTVVNLGRWYGIDPTVALQGTNNRFIQRLSLMEQKCDRPLQEYSLTELEVLWQSAKKQLSIDE
- a CDS encoding TrmH family RNA methyltransferase — protein: MLISVQNPLVKQVRKLHNSKERHRQNLHLLEGTNLISVALEVSYPLVTVLTTELWQKKNPFLWEKLQSQGERVETVSEEVMTKLATTVNPDGVVATAKRDSVVSHPRQNLQLGLILDRIQDPGNLGTIIRSSVAMGVDFIWLSRDCVDLDNPKVMRASVGEWFKIKAKVEDNLSLLITEYQEKGYQIIATDLQGDIKPWQVDLTAPTIILMGNESRGLSANLKNLATHKLKIPLFNDVESLNVGIASSLILHERMRQIEVRG